From the genome of Streptomyces sp. NBC_01304:
CGGTGTCCTTCTTCTCCGAGGTGGCGACCTTCCAGATCGCCCCGTCCGGAGCCTGTACGACACCGCTGCAGCCCCAGAACGACTTGGCGACGGGCTTCAAGCACGGTGGCGCCCGCGGCGAGGGCGGCGTCGACGAGGGCCTTGACCGTGCCCGGCTGGGACACCGTCAGCGACAGCGTGAACCCGCGGAAGCCGGTCGTCGGTTCCTGTGCGGACCGCAGGCCGATCTGCTTTTCGAGGCCGAACGCGGCGAAGTAGAAGTCGTGGGCGGCCGCGGTGTCGGCCACGTCGAGGGTGATGGATTCGATGGAGGTCATGGCAATGACGTTAGGAGCGGACAGGGGTCCGGTGCTTCTCGATTCCTGACCGGTTGTGCCGGGCCCGGCGAACGTGCGGCGCCGGGCCCGGCAACGTGCGCTTTCGGTCGCCTTCGGCTGCGCTCAGCCGCTCGCCGACGTGGGCGTCGTGCCGGCCTGGCAGTTGCTCGACGAGTGAAAGGAGCCTTGAGGGCTACCAGCCGAAGACCTGCGTCCAGGTCCAGTCCTTGGTGACGACGCCGAGACCCATGGTGGTCAGGCCGCAGTTGAGGATGTTTTCGCGGTGGCCCTGCGAGTTCATCCACGCGTCCATCACGCTCTCGGCGGAGTTCTGGCCGCGGGCGATGTTCTCGGCGCCGGGGTTGTCGTAGCCCTGTGCCTTGGCGCGGTCGGCGAAGGTGCGGCCGTCCTGGCTGGTGTGGTCGAAGTAGTTGTTCGCCGACATGTCCTCGCTGTGCAGCTGCGCGGCACGGGCCAGACGGCTGTCGTACTTCACGGGCTTGCAACCCGCCTTGCCCCGCTCGGCGTTGACGAGCGCCAGGACCTGGGCGCCCGGGGTGTCCGCGGGATCGGCCGTGGGCGCGGGCCGCTGCGTGGTCGGCTTCGGCTTGGGGGTCGTGGGCTTCGGCTTGGGCTTGGCCGACGCGGAGGCCTTCGTACGCGACGGACTGGGCTTGGTCGAGGGCGAGTTGCTCGGCGAGGCGGACGGCGAGGCCGCCGACGAGGAAGGCAGCGGCGACCCGGGTGTGGACGCGGACCGCACATTGTCGCCGTCCTCCGGCTTGTCCGGCGACAGCACGGCGATCCCGGCGACCGTGCCCCCGGTGACCAGCAGCGCGGCGGCCACGGCACCGACCGTGGCGCGCCGCCTGCGTATGCGCCGCGTCCGACGGGCCTCCACCCGGCCCCCGCCCACCGTGCCGACGACACCGGTGCCGTCACCCGGAGCGCCGTACGCGTCAGAAGCCGTATGCGAATCGGATCCGTAGGCGCCAGCACCCGCGCCGGAGTCGGATCCATACGCGTCAGAACCCGCTCCGAATCCCGGGTCCGCGAAGCCCATAGCCTCCCCGTGGCCGCCCCCACCGTGATGACCCGCAAGGCCGAACTCCGCCCCGCCGTCCGCCCCTGCCCCTGCCCCCGCACCCGCGAAGCCGATCGCCGCCGCGCCGAGCAGCCCGGCCGCCACCGGAACCAGTCCGAGGCCCACCAACAGCCCCTCCGCGGGCACCAGTCCGGCCTCATAACGCGCACAGTCCGCGCACTCGCGCACGTGCCGGGCGATCCGCTTGCGCCACAGCGCCGACGGGGAGCCGTCCCACACCCCGGTCACCTGGTCGAGGAACGCACAGCGCGGCACCGCGGTGAGCGCCCGCACGATCAGCCGGGCCGTCTCCAGCTGCGTCTTCATCCGCTGTACGCGCACGGCGGTGTGCTGCGGCGACAGCGCCATGGCCGCGGCCACCTCGGCCCGGCTCAGCTCACCGGCCGCCTCCAGCCACCACAGCGACAGCAGGGCGCGGTCGTCGTCGTCCAGCCAGCGGGTCGCCTCGGCCACCTCCCGGCGCTGACCGGCGAGACCGAGCCGCACGATGGTGAGGTCGACGAAGTCGGCGCCCGGGTCGGCCACGTCGTAGCCGTCCTGCAGACCGGGGGCGGTCGGCGCGGCATTGCGGACGTGCCAGTGGTTGCGTATCTGGTTCATGGCGATGGCCACCAGCCAGGACCGGAAGTTCGCCGGGTCGTCGAGCGAGCCGAGACCGCGCAGGGCCCGCAGCATCGTCTCCTGCACGACGTCGTCCGCGTCGGCATGTCCGTTCAGGGCCCGGCCCACGATGTTGTAGACCAGCGGCAGATACGCGGCTATCAGGTCGTCCTGCGCCTGCTGGTCGCCACACCGTGCCGCCGTGACCAGATCGTGGTCGCGCCTGCCTGTGTCCATGCCGGTCCACTTCCCCTAGTCGGTCGTTGCTCGGTGGCTGTTCGCTTGTCGCTCGGGCGTCGCGTGGTCGTCGCTCGTCCCGGCCGACACAGGGGAGACCTTCGGCAGGGGGCGCGATAACAAGAAATGCGCCGTGAATCGGCACACGCCTTCGAAAGGCGTCTCGATCGCCGTGCACAATCTCCCGAAGCCCTGGGCGCTGTCAACGACTCAGGCCACACTCGCGAGGAGACCGCCATGGACCGGCCGTACCCGCCCGTCGAACCGTACGAGGAGGGCCTCCTCGACGTCGGCGGCGGCCAGCAGATCTACTGGGAGACGAGCGGCAACCCCGAGGGAAAGCCGGCCCTGTGCGTGCACGGCGGGCCGGGCAACGGCGGCCATCGCTGGGCCCGCCGCAACTTCGACCCCGAGGTCTACCGGACCGTCCTGTTCGACCAGCGCGGCTGCGGCGAGAGCCTGCCGCACGCGTCCGACCCGGCCGTCGGCCTGGGCGAGAACACGACCGAGCACCTGATCGCCGACATGGAGCGGCTGCGCGAGCACCTGGGCATCGAGCGCTGGCTGCTGTTCGGCGGCTCGTGGGGCTCGACCCTGATCCTCGCCTACGCCGAACGCCACCCGGAGCGGGTCTCCGAGATCGTCATCGCGGGCGTGACCATGACCCGCCCCGAGGAGACCGACTGGCTGTACCGCGGCGTCGGCCGCCTGCTGCCCGGCCCCTGGGAGGCGTTCCGCGACGCGCTGCCGGAGGCGGACCGCGACGGCAACCTCGTGGCCGCCTACGACCGGCTTATGAACGACCCGGACGAGGCGGTGCGGGCGAAGGCGGCCCGCGACTGGTGCACCTGGGAGGATGCCGTCATCGCGCACGAGGTCCTCGGCGCACCGGGCGCGTACAGCGACAAGACGGACGACGGGCTCCTTGCCTTCACCCGGATCTGCGCGCACTACTTCGCGCACGACGCCTGGCTCGACGACGGGCAGCTGCTGGGCGACGCGCACCGGCTCGCCGGGATCCCGGGGGTCTTGATCCACGGCCGGCTCGACCTGGGCAGCCCGCTGAAGTCGGCCTGGGAACTCGCCAAGGTGTGGCCGGACGCGGAGCTCAAGGTCATCGACGACTCGGGGCACACCGGCAGCCCCGCCATGCAGGACGCGGTCCTGGCGGCGATCGCCCGGTTCGGCAGAAACGGGCGGTGAAGCAGGGTCCGCCCGGGCCCGCGCACCGTCAGACGCAGCGGTGCCCGGGCCCGCGCACCGTCAGACGCAACGGCGCAGCGCGAGCACGGCGTTGTGGCCGCCGAAGCCGAAGGAGTTGCTCAGCGCCAGGTCGCCGTCCGCGGGCAGCGGCCGCGGCACCATGGTCACCACGTCCAGACCGATCGCGTCGTCGAGATCGTCGCAGCCCAGGGTGGGCGGGATGAGCCCGTGGTGCAGGGTGAGCGCGGTGGCGACGGCCTCCACGCCGCCGGCGGCGCCCTGCAGATGACCGAAGTTGCCCTTGAGTGCCGTCACCGGAACCGGCCGGCGGGTGGCCGGGTCGTCGCCGAACACCGTGCCGAGGGCCTTCGCCTCGGCCAGGTCGCCGTCGACGGTGGCGGTGGCGTGGGCGTTGACATGGACGACGTCGTCCGTGGCGGCCCCGGCGTCCTTGAGCGCTCGGCGCAGGGCGAGGGCGATGCCGTTGCCGGTGGGGTCGGGGGCGGCCATGTGGTGCGCGTCGGCGGACAGTCCGGCGCCCGCGGCCTCGCAGTAGATCCGGGCGCCGCGGGCCCGGGCGTGCTCCTCCGACTCCAGGACGAGCAGGCCGGCGCCCTCCCCGTGGACGAAGCCGTCGCGGTCCTTGGCGAAGGGACGCGAGGCGTGCCCCGGCTCGTCGTTGCGGGTGGACAGCGCCTTCATGGAGCAGAACGACGCCATCACGGCGGGCGTGATCACCGCTTCCGCGCCGCCGACGACGGCGACGTCCAGGTAGCCGTGCCGGATGCGGTCGATGGCCGCGCCGATGGCCTCGGTGCCGGACGCGCAGGCGCTCACGACGGTGCGGGCCTCACCGGTGATGTGCAGGTCGAGGGAGATCTGGGAGGAGGCCTGGGAGGGGACTGTCATCGGCGCGGTGAGCGGGGAGACCCCGCGCACGCCCTTGTCCCGCAGGCGCCGGTCGCCCTCGATCATGACCGGGGCGCCGCCGATGATGGTGCCCAGGGACACCCCGACCCGCTCCGGGTCGAGCCCGCTCTGCACGGTTCCGGCCGGGTCGAAACCGGCGTCCTGCCAGGCCTCGCGGGCGGCGAGCACGGCGAACTGCGCGGCCCGGTTCATCCGTCGCGCCTGCGCGCGGGGAAGCAGCTCGGCCGGATCCGTCTCGACGGTGGCCGCGATCCGCACCGGGTGATCGGCGAACTCCTCGCCCTGCAGCGGCCGCACGGCGCAGCGGCCGTCGAGCAGCCCCTGCCACAGCTCGTCCACGCCGTTGCCGAGCGGTGTGATCGCCCCGAGCCCGGTGACCACGACCCGGCGCCGCGCAGCCTCGACGGGCTGCCGCTGGGCCGGTATCTCGGGGGTGCGGGCAGTGTTGTCGTGGGCCGTGGGGGTGCCCGACGGGTGGTGCATGGGGGCGGCTGCTCTCTTGACGCATGCGTGGATCGGCGGATGACGGATCAGGGTGGGGCTGATCCGGATTCGTGAACTTCTATCCGTACATGTGCCAATGGGTCGGATTCAACAAGCTGAGACGAGCTTCACTCCGCGGTCCGCATGCGGGGGAGTTGGAGCCGACGCCCAGGTCGAGGAGGACGACTCACCCTCGCCGGGTCAGCCCCAGCAGATCCCGGCCCGGACCCGCCGGCCGGTGCCCCGTGGGCCAGACGGCCCGCAAGGACCGGGTCAGGTCCGTGTCCCGCACCGGCACCGGGATCAGCCGCTGCGCGGCCACCTCCTCGCGTACCGCCAGATCGCTCAGCACGGCCGGGCCCGCGCCCGACAGCGTCGCGGCCTTGACCGCCGTGGTGGAGGCGAGCTCGAGCAGCGGCTTGCCCGGGCCGCCCGCACCGGCCAGCGCGTGGGCCAGCACCTCACGGGTTCCCGAGCCCTGCTCGCGCAGGATCAGGGCGGCCTCGGCGAGCTCGGCGGCGGTGATCCCGGAGCGCCGCCTGGCCCAGGGGTGCTGCGGGGCGACCACGACGAGGAGGTGGTCCTCGGCGACCTTCACTTCGTCGAGGCCGCCGGGTGCCGCGATCCCCTCGATGAAGCCCAAGTCGGCCTCTCCGGCCAGGACTTGGGCGGCCACCGCCGCGGAGTTGCCGACGCTGAGCGCGACCGCGGTGTCCGGCCGCTGCTTGCGCAGGGCGAGCAGCCAGCCGGGCACCAGGTACTCGGCGATGGTGAGGCTGGCCGCGACCCGCAGCCTGCTGTCCCGCTGCTCACGCAGGGCCTCGATGCCCGCCTGAAGTGTCTCCGCGGCGCCGATCACCTGCCCCGCCCAGTCCGCGACCAGCGCCCCGGCATCGGTCAGCTTGGAGCCGCGCGGGGAGCGCTCGACCAGGGCCACGCCGACCTGCTTCTCCATGCTGCGGATGCGGGCGCTGGCGGCTGGCTGGGTGATGCCGACCTCGCGTGCGGCCTGCCCCAGACTGCCGAGCCTGGCCACGGCGAGGAGCAGTTCGAGGGCGGAGAGGTCGGGGACCTGGTGCGACAACGGCATGGACAGACCTTAGCTTTCCGGTCGTTTCCGGACGCCGCCGGTAGGCCGTGTGCGTCGCCGGGCGTCGCGGTACGTCGCCCTCGCCGGGCGTCGCCGCTGCATGGCCCTCGCCGGGCGTCGCGGTACGTCGCCCTCGCCGGGCGTCGCCGCTGCATGGCCCTCGCCGGACGCCGCCGGTACGTTCCCTCGCTGGACGCCGCCGGTACGTTCCCTCCCCAGGCGTCCCCGGTACGTTCCCTCCCCGGGCGTCGCCGCTACATCGCCCTCCTCAGACGCCGTGGGTACGTCGCCCTCGCCGGGCCGGGGGTGCATCGACCTCACCCCCCCCACGTCGCCGGTACGTTCCCTCCGTCGCGCCAGAAGATTCAGCGCCCCCTGGCCGCCCGCAGCAGATGCAGGGCCGCCTCCGGCAGGGCGTGCCCCTTGGGCCAGACCGCGTGCAGCAGCCGGTGCAGCGGGACCGCCGGATCGACCTCGACCTCCACGAGCCGGCCCGCGTCCACGTCCTCGCGTACCGCGAGGGCGGAGAGCACGGCGGGCGCGACGCCCCGGGCGGCCGCACTGCGCAGGGGAGAGGTCGAGCCCAGTTCCAGGACGGGCACCGCCACCCCGTCGTACGGCCTGAGCGCCTTCTCCAGGGTCTCCCGGGTGCCGGAGCCCGACTCGCGCAACAGCAGCGGGGTATCGGCCAGTTCGGGCCCCGTCAGGGCCCTGCGGCGGCGGGTCCAGGGATGGTCGGGGGCCACGACGACGGCGAGCCGGTCCCGGCCCACGACCGAGCGGTGCAGATCGTCGGGCACGCGCGGGCACTCGACGAAGCCGAGGTGGCACTCGCCGCGGCGCAGCGCCTGGATGACGCCCCAGCTGTTGGTGACGGTCAGCCCGACATGCGCGTCCGGGGACTCGGCGCGCAGGGTGACGAGCCAGCCGGGCACGAGCTCCTCGGCGATGGTCAGGCTCGCGGCGACGGTCAGCTTGTTCTCCTGCCGGGAGCGCAGGGCGGCCGCCCCCTCGACCAGCGCGACGGCCTGTTCGAGGACCACCCGGGCCCAGTCGGTGACGACCGCGCCCGCCGGGGTGAGCCGGGAGCCCGAGGTGGAGCGGTCGAGGAGCTGCAGACTGAGGCGGCGCTCCAGGGTGCGGATGCGGGCGCTCGCGGAGGGCTGGCTGATGCGCAGCCGTGCGGCGGCCCGGCCCAGACTGCCGGTCTCCGCGACGGCGACCAGGAGCTCCAGGGCATGCAGATCGGGCAGCGGGCGCTGCGAGGTGTGCGCCGCCTCGCCGAAGCCGGAGGGTGCGCCGTCCCTGTCGGAGGAGGCCATAGAGGAGCTCGGGGTCATAGGTGAACTCTATGACCTGCGTACAAGTTCGCGTCTACCGGCCGGAACGCCCGCGGAGCACGCTGAGGATCATGGCCCTCACCGTGGAGCGCACCAGCCCACCCCCGCTCGCTCCGCCGCTTCCCCCGCCACCCCGCGGCGGCCGCCTCGCGGCATCGGTGCGGCACAATGCGCCCGGCCTCGCCCTCGCCGTCGCAGGAGTGCTGGCCGCCGAGGCCGTGCACGCCGCGCTGCCCGCGGTGCCGATGCTCACGGCGGCCGTGGTCCTCGGCATCGCGGCCGCGCATCTGCCCGGGGTCCATGCGGTCGTACGCGGACGGGGCCGGGCCGGGCTCTCGCTCGCGGGCAAGCGCCTGATGCGGGTCGGCATCGTGCTGCTCGGGCTGAAACTCGGCCTCGGCGATGTGGTGGGGCTCGGCTGGGCCACGATCCTCATGGTGTTCGGCGTGGTGCTCGCGACCTTCTTCGGCACCCAGTGGCTGGGCCGCAGGCTCGGCCTCACGGGCGACCAGCCGCTGCTCGTCGCCACCGGCTACTCGATCTGCGGGGCCTCGGCGATCGGGGCGGTGAGCGGGGTGCTCGGCAAGGACGAGAAGGACGAGCAGCACGCCTCCGACGTCGCCTCGTCCGTGGCCCTGGTCACCCTGTGCGGAACCCTCGCCATCGCCGTACTGCCGCTGCTGCAGCACGTGTTGGGCCTGGACCCGCTGCAGTTCGGGCGCTGGGTGGGGGCGAGCGTGCACGACGTGGGCCAGGTGGTGGCCACCGCCCAGTCGGCCGGGCCGACCGCCCTGACCGAGGCCGTGATGGTGAAACTGATCCGGGTGGCGATGCTGGCACCGCTGGTCGCCGGGGTGGCCATCAGCATCCGCCGACGCAAGGGCGGCGCGGTGACGACCGGCGGGCGACGGCCCGCCCTGGTGCCGCTGTTCGTCGTCGGCTTCCTGGCGATGGTGGCGCTGCGCAGCACCGGACTGCTGCCCGCCGGCGCACTGGACGCCGCCGACTTCGTACAGGAACTCCTGCTCGCCGCGGCCCTGTTCGGCCTCGGCACCGCGGTCCACCTGCCCACGCTGGCGCGTTCCGGGGCCAAGATGGCGCTGCTCGGCCTGGGGTCGTGGATCGTGGTCGCCTCGGCGAGCTATGCGGGTGTGCTGCTGACCACCTGATGCACAGCGGCCTCTGGGGCCGGGCGGATGCCCGGCCCCAGAGGCCGTGGGTGCTGCGAGGGGCAAGCCCCTCAGCCTGAGCCGCTCACGTGCTCAGCCGCCCAGTACCCGGAACATGAACTTCCGCTGGGTGCCCGAGGTGGGGTCGCCCGCGGTGGACACCGAGTCGACGCCCGGCTCCTGCTGTGCCGCCTTGGGGCCGACCTCGCCCTTGACGGTGATCGGCGGCAGGCTCATCCCCGGCTGCAGCGCGTCCGGGCCCGAACCCGCGTGCGTACAGGCGACGTTCTGGTCCTTGATGGAGCACTTCCAGCCGTCTCCCGTCGCGCTCACCGGTCCGACGCCCGCCGGCATGGTGAGTTCGGCCTTCACCTCGGCGGTGGTAGGTCCTGCCTTGGCCTCGTTCACCACGGTCGCGGTGAAGGCCGCCGCCTGACCGGCCACGACCGGACCCATGGGCCGGGTGTCCACGTTCAGCACCGGCAGCCTGCCGTCCGGGA
Proteins encoded in this window:
- a CDS encoding LysR substrate-binding domain-containing protein; translation: MTPSSSMASSDRDGAPSGFGEAAHTSQRPLPDLHALELLVAVAETGSLGRAAARLRISQPSASARIRTLERRLSLQLLDRSTSGSRLTPAGAVVTDWARVVLEQAVALVEGAAALRSRQENKLTVAASLTIAEELVPGWLVTLRAESPDAHVGLTVTNSWGVIQALRRGECHLGFVECPRVPDDLHRSVVGRDRLAVVVAPDHPWTRRRRALTGPELADTPLLLRESGSGTRETLEKALRPYDGVAVPVLELGSTSPLRSAAARGVAPAVLSALAVREDVDAGRLVEVEVDPAVPLHRLLHAVWPKGHALPEAALHLLRAARGR
- a CDS encoding sigma-70 family RNA polymerase sigma factor, whose translation is MDTGRRDHDLVTAARCGDQQAQDDLIAAYLPLVYNIVGRALNGHADADDVVQETMLRALRGLGSLDDPANFRSWLVAIAMNQIRNHWHVRNAAPTAPGLQDGYDVADPGADFVDLTIVRLGLAGQRREVAEATRWLDDDDRALLSLWWLEAAGELSRAEVAAAMALSPQHTAVRVQRMKTQLETARLIVRALTAVPRCAFLDQVTGVWDGSPSALWRKRIARHVRECADCARYEAGLVPAEGLLVGLGLVPVAAGLLGAAAIGFAGAGAGAGADGGAEFGLAGHHGGGGHGEAMGFADPGFGAGSDAYGSDSGAGAGAYGSDSHTASDAYGAPGDGTGVVGTVGGGRVEARRTRRIRRRRATVGAVAAALLVTGGTVAGIAVLSPDKPEDGDNVRSASTPGSPLPSSSAASPSASPSNSPSTKPSPSRTKASASAKPKPKPTTPKPKPTTQRPAPTADPADTPGAQVLALVNAERGKAGCKPVKYDSRLARAAQLHSEDMSANNYFDHTSQDGRTFADRAKAQGYDNPGAENIARGQNSAESVMDAWMNSQGHRENILNCGLTTMGLGVVTKDWTWTQVFGW
- a CDS encoding YeiH family protein, translating into MALTVERTSPPPLAPPLPPPPRGGRLAASVRHNAPGLALAVAGVLAAEAVHAALPAVPMLTAAVVLGIAAAHLPGVHAVVRGRGRAGLSLAGKRLMRVGIVLLGLKLGLGDVVGLGWATILMVFGVVLATFFGTQWLGRRLGLTGDQPLLVATGYSICGASAIGAVSGVLGKDEKDEQHASDVASSVALVTLCGTLAIAVLPLLQHVLGLDPLQFGRWVGASVHDVGQVVATAQSAGPTALTEAVMVKLIRVAMLAPLVAGVAISIRRRKGGAVTTGGRRPALVPLFVVGFLAMVALRSTGLLPAGALDAADFVQELLLAAALFGLGTAVHLPTLARSGAKMALLGLGSWIVVASASYAGVLLTT
- the pip gene encoding prolyl aminopeptidase, which translates into the protein MDRPYPPVEPYEEGLLDVGGGQQIYWETSGNPEGKPALCVHGGPGNGGHRWARRNFDPEVYRTVLFDQRGCGESLPHASDPAVGLGENTTEHLIADMERLREHLGIERWLLFGGSWGSTLILAYAERHPERVSEIVIAGVTMTRPEETDWLYRGVGRLLPGPWEAFRDALPEADRDGNLVAAYDRLMNDPDEAVRAKAARDWCTWEDAVIAHEVLGAPGAYSDKTDDGLLAFTRICAHYFAHDAWLDDGQLLGDAHRLAGIPGVLIHGRLDLGSPLKSAWELAKVWPDAELKVIDDSGHTGSPAMQDAVLAAIARFGRNGR
- a CDS encoding LysR family transcriptional regulator, which gives rise to MPLSHQVPDLSALELLLAVARLGSLGQAAREVGITQPAASARIRSMEKQVGVALVERSPRGSKLTDAGALVADWAGQVIGAAETLQAGIEALREQRDSRLRVAASLTIAEYLVPGWLLALRKQRPDTAVALSVGNSAAVAAQVLAGEADLGFIEGIAAPGGLDEVKVAEDHLLVVVAPQHPWARRRSGITAAELAEAALILREQGSGTREVLAHALAGAGGPGKPLLELASTTAVKAATLSGAGPAVLSDLAVREEVAAQRLIPVPVRDTDLTRSLRAVWPTGHRPAGPGRDLLGLTRRG
- a CDS encoding beta-ketoacyl-[acyl-carrier-protein] synthase family protein: MRPIGTCTDRSSRIRISPTLIRHPPIHACVKRAAAPMHHPSGTPTAHDNTARTPEIPAQRQPVEAARRRVVVTGLGAITPLGNGVDELWQGLLDGRCAVRPLQGEEFADHPVRIAATVETDPAELLPRAQARRMNRAAQFAVLAAREAWQDAGFDPAGTVQSGLDPERVGVSLGTIIGGAPVMIEGDRRLRDKGVRGVSPLTAPMTVPSQASSQISLDLHITGEARTVVSACASGTEAIGAAIDRIRHGYLDVAVVGGAEAVITPAVMASFCSMKALSTRNDEPGHASRPFAKDRDGFVHGEGAGLLVLESEEHARARGARIYCEAAGAGLSADAHHMAAPDPTGNGIALALRRALKDAGAATDDVVHVNAHATATVDGDLAEAKALGTVFGDDPATRRPVPVTALKGNFGHLQGAAGGVEAVATALTLHHGLIPPTLGCDDLDDAIGLDVVTMVPRPLPADGDLALSNSFGFGGHNAVLALRRCV